From a region of the Buchnera aphidicola (Floraphis choui) genome:
- the ligA gene encoding NAD-dependent DNA ligase LigA, with protein MTFIKNYILRLQEKIRYYGYLYYSLDSPEISDYRYDYLIKKLHYLENKYKEFLVTKNSPTLTVGSPGIVGFKKCKHITPMLSLNHVVNVNDYLEFDKKIKILLSEEKVSFCCELKIDGVAINLIYKKGILIKAITRGNGIEGEDVTNNVRMISSIPSKLRGFNIPKKLEVRGEIFMLKSDFVQLNNKAINNFTKIFSNTRNASSGLLRKKYSKTTAMKNLMFCCYGYGYYPRYIKIFNHYDRLEQLKIWGLPISGYNSVFFCSHDILNFYDKIKNIRQFLNFDIDGIVIKVNSIVLQNKLGYMRRAPKWAIAFKFCDQEQNSKVLNIAYQVGRTGVITPVAKIDPVRISGVIIKRVSLYNFNEIKRLDLYIGDIVRIKRSGDVIPKIVSVIKSNRSNDIKKIMLPNLCPSCKSKLKLDDQCIKVRCIEGIKCKEQLKKLLYYFCSRKGLNIYGLGLKIISKLVDKHYVKNFSDFFNLNFDVLVKLNDLGKKTARNIANSINQSKNITFSKFLCSLGINEIGMIKSEIIAKHFISLNSLMNSTFQELSSLKGIGPYSAHSVFSFINEQFNKEIILYLSNNLNIYSNDIQSHDVIKKLNPFFNKKCVISGSFHQFSRIKIVSIINELGGYVTSNVSRNTNYIIIGENPGSKLIKSKKFNIKVILKQDLLEIIKKFYNI; from the coding sequence AAAAATTCGTTATTATGGATATTTATATTATTCTCTAGATTCTCCTGAAATTTCTGATTATAGATATGATTATCTAATAAAAAAGTTACATTATTTAGAAAACAAATATAAAGAATTTTTAGTAACAAAAAATTCTCCTACTCTTACAGTAGGTTCTCCTGGCATAGTTGGATTTAAAAAATGTAAACACATTACACCTATGTTATCTTTGAATCATGTAGTTAATGTTAATGATTATTTGGAATTTGATAAAAAAATTAAAATATTGTTATCAGAAGAAAAAGTGTCTTTTTGTTGTGAATTAAAGATTGATGGTGTAGCTATAAATTTAATATATAAGAAAGGAATTTTAATAAAAGCAATAACTAGAGGTAATGGAATTGAAGGAGAAGATGTTACTAATAATGTTCGGATGATTTCTTCTATTCCTAGTAAGTTACGCGGATTTAATATACCTAAAAAATTAGAAGTTCGAGGCGAAATTTTCATGTTAAAAAGTGATTTCGTTCAATTAAATAATAAAGCAATTAATAATTTTACGAAAATATTTTCTAATACTAGAAATGCCTCTTCTGGGTTGTTGCGTAAAAAGTACTCTAAAACTACTGCTATGAAAAATTTAATGTTTTGTTGTTATGGGTATGGTTATTATCCCAGATATATAAAAATTTTTAATCATTATGATAGGTTAGAACAGTTAAAAATCTGGGGGTTACCAATTAGTGGATATAATTCCGTATTTTTCTGTAGTCATGACATTTTAAATTTTTATGATAAAATTAAGAATATACGACAATTTTTAAATTTTGATATTGATGGAATAGTTATAAAAGTTAATTCTATTGTTTTACAAAATAAGTTAGGTTACATGAGAAGAGCTCCAAAATGGGCTATTGCATTTAAATTTTGTGATCAAGAACAAAATTCTAAAGTTTTAAATATTGCATACCAAGTTGGTAGAACGGGAGTAATTACTCCTGTAGCTAAAATTGATCCTGTTCGTATATCTGGTGTCATTATAAAGAGAGTGTCTTTATATAATTTTAATGAAATTAAAAGATTAGACTTGTATATAGGAGATATTGTTAGAATTAAACGTTCTGGAGATGTCATTCCTAAGATAGTTAGTGTTATTAAAAGTAATCGTTCTAATGACATAAAGAAAATAATGCTACCTAATTTATGTCCGTCTTGTAAATCTAAACTAAAGTTAGATGACCAATGTATTAAAGTACGTTGTATAGAAGGTATTAAATGTAAAGAACAACTTAAAAAGTTATTATATTATTTTTGTTCTAGAAAAGGATTAAATATTTATGGATTAGGTTTAAAAATTATTAGCAAATTAGTTGATAAGCATTATGTAAAAAATTTTTCAGATTTTTTTAATCTTAATTTTGATGTATTGGTTAAACTGAACGATTTAGGAAAAAAGACTGCACGAAATATCGCTAATTCCATTAATCAATCTAAAAATATTACTTTTTCTAAATTTTTATGTTCTTTAGGAATAAATGAGATAGGAATGATTAAATCAGAAATTATTGCTAAACATTTCATATCTTTAAACTCTCTGATGAATTCAACGTTTCAAGAGTTATCCTCATTAAAAGGAATTGGTCCTTACTCTGCACATAGTGTGTTCAGTTTTATAAATGAACAGTTTAATAAAGAGATTATTTTATACTTATCGAACAATTTAAATATATATTCAAATGATATACAATCTCATGATGTAATAAAAAAATTAAATCCTTTTTTCAATAAAAAATGTGTTATTAGTGGCTCTTTTCATCAATTTTCTCGAATTAAAATAGTGAGCATCATTAATGAATTAGGGGGGTATGTTACATCGAATGTTTCAAGAAATACGAATTATATTATAATTGGAGAAAACCCTGGTTCTAAATTAATTAAATCTAAAAAATTTAATATAAAGGTAATCTTAAAGCAAGATTTGTTAGAGATAATTAAAAAGTTTTATAATATATAA
- the gltX gene encoding glutamate--tRNA ligase, protein MLVRTRFAPSPTGDLHIGSVRTALYAWLFSKSNKGKFILRIEDTDIKRSTKAAISEIIKNLKWLGLDWDEGPYFQSNKIEYYQNIINSMIESRLAYRCYCTTERLCHLRKSQLLVGKKPKYDRRCRNILKSNNTDCEYVVRFCNPLYGMVSFVDEIRGRILFDNKELDDVIIQRTNGIPTYNFCAAIDDRDMKITHVIRGEDHINNTPRQINLLQALGSQIPIYAHVSMILDINGKKLSKRKEVVSISEYRLQGYLPESLLNYIVRLGWAYGNQEIFNINDIIKVFTLNRISKSPSRFDINKLLWLNRFYIKNLPIEYVKKHLQYQFKKKHIDYTNGLDLIDLIKLVGSRYSTLRDIVDFSHYFYSNYIVFNIDAANKYLVKSSIIVLEYIYNEILNLNEWNLEELSIMIYSSVKKLKMTFKMVSMPIRVAMTGNTVSPSIDIVIYGVGKRRSLSRIKNALSYINGN, encoded by the coding sequence ATGTTAGTTAGAACAAGATTTGCTCCAAGTCCTACAGGTGATTTACATATTGGAAGCGTTAGAACTGCATTATATGCATGGTTGTTTTCTAAAAGCAATAAAGGAAAATTTATTTTACGCATTGAAGATACGGATATTAAGCGGTCTACAAAAGCTGCAATTTCAGAAATTATCAAGAATTTAAAGTGGTTAGGATTAGATTGGGACGAAGGACCTTATTTTCAAAGTAATAAAATTGAATATTATCAAAATATTATTAATTCTATGATTGAATCAAGATTAGCTTATAGGTGTTATTGTACTACTGAGAGATTATGTCATTTAAGAAAAAGCCAGTTATTAGTTGGAAAAAAACCCAAGTATGATCGAAGATGTAGAAATATTTTAAAAAGTAATAACACTGATTGTGAATATGTCGTTCGGTTTTGTAATCCTTTATATGGGATGGTATCATTTGTTGATGAAATTAGAGGAAGAATATTATTCGATAATAAAGAATTAGATGATGTTATTATTCAGAGAACAAATGGCATTCCTACATATAATTTTTGTGCAGCAATAGATGATCGTGATATGAAAATTACCCATGTTATTAGGGGAGAAGATCATATTAATAATACTCCACGTCAAATTAATCTTTTACAAGCATTAGGTTCACAAATTCCTATTTATGCTCATGTATCAATGATATTAGACATAAATGGAAAAAAATTATCTAAAAGAAAAGAAGTGGTTAGTATTTCAGAGTATAGATTACAGGGTTATTTACCAGAATCGTTACTTAATTATATTGTTCGACTAGGATGGGCGTATGGAAATCAAGAAATTTTTAATATTAATGACATAATAAAAGTATTTACATTAAATAGAATTAGTAAATCTCCTAGTCGTTTCGATATAAATAAACTATTGTGGTTAAATCGATTTTATATAAAAAATTTGCCTATAGAATATGTTAAAAAACATCTTCAATATCAATTTAAGAAAAAACATATTGATTATACGAATGGACTTGATCTAATTGATCTTATAAAATTAGTTGGTTCTCGATATAGCACTTTGCGGGATATAGTGGATTTTTCTCATTATTTTTACAGTAATTATATCGTATTTAATATAGACGCAGCTAACAAATATTTAGTAAAGTCTTCTATTATTGTTTTAGAATACATATATAATGAAATTTTAAATCTTAATGAATGGAATTTAGAAGAATTATCTATTATGATATATTCATCAGTAAAAAAGTTAAAAATGACTTTTAAAATGGTATCTATGCCTATTCGTGTTGCAATGACAGGTAACACTGTTTCTCCTAGTATTGATATTGTCATATATGGAGTAGGGAAACGCCGATCTTTATCAAGAATCAAAAATGCATTATCTTACATTAATGGTAATTAA
- a CDS encoding flagellar hook-basal body complex protein FliE — translation MFIDTIRDGIEIITALGSLMDINETKDNISKKFTNNISDAALSFFNLGQKEVEQKPEELESDKNKHMTLSDVLISLQKNLISTEAMVQIRNKVISGYQEMMNLQI, via the coding sequence ATGTTTATTGACACTATACGAGATGGTATTGAAATAATAACTGCTCTTGGCTCCTTAATGGATATAAACGAAACCAAAGATAACATATCAAAAAAATTTACAAATAATATAAGTGATGCAGCACTTAGTTTTTTTAATTTAGGTCAAAAAGAAGTAGAACAAAAACCTGAAGAACTTGAATCAGATAAGAATAAGCACATGACTTTAAGTGATGTACTAATAAGTTTACAAAAAAATCTAATATCAACAGAAGCAATGGTTCAAATTAGAAATAAAGTAATATCAGGCTATCAAGAAATGATGAATTTACAAATTTAA
- the fliF gene encoding flagellar basal-body MS-ring/collar protein FliF, producing MNVGFKHNSNVKEKNKKRNFSSFFPFNFRIVVTITSILSIIIFYMFFFRSSNYCVLYDNLSNEDEKLIISQLTHMNIPFKFNSNHSTLLVPESELKEAQFSLSEQGLPKGKSVGFELLDQEKFGISQFNEQINYQRALEGELARSIQQLDNVKMARIHIALPKPSLFVQDKRLPSASIILSIKPGSNLESNQINAILYMVSGSISGLSIENITIVDQKGRLLSNNDSSNNIDDLKLRYYNLIEERYKQRIENILIPLVGMNNVHAQVTAQINFDKVESTEEKYKPNYKNDKKSIRSHQSNTNIENNEKGYMNNIIPSGVISKNSNVLSNKSSSSHNRLDKHSDYALMSPKSNTNQDYIINYELDHTILHSKFQVGDVKRLSAAVVVNYIHDKNGDLVSLSPYQINKIENLIKAVIGFSAERGDIVSVVSSLFIKPSVHIYKNLSFWNKPLFLNNLFKYGLILIIVTMLYFLYKVCFFKKTLKKDKLQDDILRDKLRNNNQVLNQLEKDSRISTDGGFSNLSKHNSYVIAMMIRKWMSGDKK from the coding sequence ATGAATGTTGGTTTTAAACATAATTCGAATGTAAAAGAAAAAAATAAGAAACGTAATTTTTCGTCTTTTTTCCCATTTAATTTTCGTATTGTTGTGACAATTACATCAATATTATCAATAATTATATTTTATATGTTCTTTTTTAGATCTTCTAATTATTGTGTTCTTTATGATAATTTGTCTAATGAAGATGAGAAATTAATTATTTCTCAATTAACGCATATGAATATCCCGTTTAAATTTAATAGTAATCATAGCACTTTGTTAGTTCCAGAAAGTGAGTTAAAAGAAGCTCAGTTCAGTTTATCTGAACAAGGATTGCCTAAGGGTAAAAGTGTTGGATTTGAGTTGTTAGATCAAGAGAAATTTGGAATCAGTCAATTTAATGAACAAATAAATTATCAAAGAGCTTTGGAAGGGGAGTTAGCAAGAAGCATACAGCAATTAGACAATGTAAAAATGGCTCGAATACATATAGCTTTACCAAAGCCTTCTTTATTTGTTCAAGATAAAAGGTTACCTTCAGCTTCTATAATACTAAGTATTAAACCAGGTTCAAATCTCGAATCAAATCAAATTAATGCAATTTTATATATGGTATCTGGCAGTATATCTGGGCTATCTATTGAAAATATTACCATCGTTGATCAGAAAGGAAGATTATTAAGTAACAATGATTCTTCTAACAATATTGATGATCTTAAATTAAGATATTATAATTTAATTGAAGAACGTTATAAACAGAGGATTGAAAATATTTTAATACCGTTAGTTGGTATGAATAATGTACACGCGCAAGTTACAGCTCAAATTAATTTTGATAAAGTAGAAAGTACGGAAGAAAAGTATAAACCAAATTATAAAAATGATAAAAAATCTATTAGATCTCATCAAAGTAATACTAATATAGAAAATAATGAAAAGGGATATATGAATAATATTATTCCTTCTGGTGTTATTTCTAAAAACTCTAACGTTTTATCTAATAAGTCATCTTCGTCGCATAATAGACTTGATAAACATTCTGATTATGCATTAATGTCACCAAAATCTAATACTAATCAAGACTATATTATTAATTATGAATTAGATCACACTATTTTGCATAGTAAATTTCAGGTTGGTGATGTTAAACGTTTATCAGCTGCTGTTGTAGTAAATTATATTCATGATAAAAATGGGGATTTAGTATCTTTAAGTCCATATCAAATAAATAAGATTGAAAATTTAATTAAAGCAGTAATCGGATTTTCTGCGGAAAGAGGAGATATTGTTTCTGTAGTGAGTTCATTATTTATCAAACCATCTGTTCATATTTATAAAAATCTTTCTTTTTGGAATAAACCTTTATTTTTAAATAACTTATTTAAATATGGATTGATTTTAATTATTGTAACTATGTTATATTTCTTATATAAAGTATGTTTTTTTAAAAAGACTTTAAAAAAAGACAAGTTACAAGATGATATTTTGCGAGATAAATTAAGAAACAATAACCAAGTATTAAATCAGTTAGAAAAAGATTCACGAATTTCTACAGATGGAGGATTTAGTAATTTATCTAAACATAATTCATACGTTATAGCCATGATGATTCGAAAATGGATGAGTGGTGATAAAAAATGA
- a CDS encoding FliG C-terminal domain-containing protein codes for MMILDGVTKSAILLIAVGVNKATEILKELSFSEIQDLIKCMLNLRQVSCTIVDQVISEFNDNFSIDNSTSIVDKNYVITLSKKVLGEKNAEILLNKIKDNEKIICGIKQLNLVDPKVIANLIKCEHAQIIASILVYLNRNQSAEILSYLEEKLSLDVISRIAEFTGLEKSGENELIKIINYLLENKEKVIFNENGVTTIIELLKLMEYDQEKRIINGIEVFNKELANIIKSKIFVFEDIINLDDACIRRLIQETTLDELSIAISRSSELLKEKILKNMSKKNADYLQNFFIKNSSISIDVIKEKQNNLLNIIKKF; via the coding sequence ATGATGATTCTAGATGGTGTTACAAAAAGTGCCATTTTATTAATTGCTGTTGGTGTAAATAAGGCAACTGAAATATTAAAAGAATTATCTTTTTCAGAAATTCAAGATCTGATTAAATGTATGTTAAATTTAAGGCAAGTTTCTTGTACAATAGTTGATCAAGTAATATCTGAATTTAATGATAATTTTTCTATAGATAATTCTACTTCTATAGTAGATAAAAATTATGTTATTACTCTATCTAAAAAAGTTTTAGGAGAAAAGAATGCAGAAATTTTATTGAATAAAATTAAAGATAACGAAAAAATTATTTGTGGGATTAAACAATTAAATTTAGTTGATCCGAAAGTTATTGCTAATTTGATAAAATGTGAACATGCACAAATTATTGCATCAATATTAGTATATTTGAATAGAAATCAATCAGCAGAAATTTTATCTTATTTAGAAGAAAAGTTAAGTTTAGACGTTATTTCAAGAATAGCCGAATTTACTGGTTTAGAAAAATCAGGAGAAAATGAATTAATTAAAATAATTAATTATTTATTAGAGAATAAGGAAAAAGTTATTTTTAATGAAAATGGAGTAACAACTATCATAGAATTACTAAAATTAATGGAGTACGATCAAGAAAAACGCATTATAAATGGTATTGAAGTATTTAATAAAGAGCTAGCTAATATTATTAAATCTAAAATTTTTGTTTTTGAAGATATAATTAATCTTGATGACGCTTGCATTCGACGTTTAATTCAGGAAACAACACTAGATGAATTGTCAATAGCTATAAGCAGGTCTAGTGAATTATTAAAAGAAAAAATTTTAAAAAATATGTCTAAAAAAAATGCTGATTATTTGCAAAACTTTTTTATTAAAAATTCTTCTATATCGATAGATGTTATTAAAGAAAAACAGAATAATTTGTTAAATATAATTAAAAAGTTTTAA
- a CDS encoding flagellar assembly protein FliH: MDNLLSSFEQSLIKLDEVISSRLVNLALNISKKVIESTSFSEETILLKKIKTILKNEKIAFKKPKLLIHPSDKEIVENYFGNIFAKYGWTIFYDEDISKGGCIVFSGDTILDSTILGRWTELCRLVLKKEKL; this comes from the coding sequence ATGGATAATTTATTATCTAGTTTTGAACAGTCATTAATAAAATTAGATGAAGTAATTTCTTCTCGTTTAGTAAATTTAGCATTAAATATTTCGAAAAAGGTGATAGAAAGTACTTCATTTTCTGAAGAAACAATTTTATTAAAAAAAATTAAAACAATACTTAAAAATGAAAAAATAGCTTTTAAGAAACCAAAGTTATTAATTCATCCAAGTGATAAAGAAATAGTTGAAAATTATTTTGGAAATATATTTGCTAAATACGGATGGACAATTTTTTATGATGAAGATATTTCTAAAGGAGGATGTATAGTATTTTCAGGAGACACTATATTAGATTCTACTATTTTAGGACGATGGACTGAATTGTGCAGATTAGTTTTAAAGAAGGAAAAATTATGA
- a CDS encoding FliI/YscN family ATPase produces MNLRINKWIKELLICEKEIINLPNIVYYGRLVGFNGSILEVSGLQLSLGSICCIRKTLDIYNIDEVEAEVVGFKNGILFLMPLQSIEGIALGSRVRPKVLGGINYVVNQLPIYEGLLGRVLDSTGKPLDDLKEIDKKYRKTLSYSAINPLHRNPIKDVLDTGIRAINALLTIGRGQRIGLFSSSGLGKSILLGMMTKYTGADVVILGLIGERGREVKEFIETILTKEALKKSVVVASPAECSPLLQVQGANYAVRIAEYFRDKNYHVLLIMDSLTRYAMAHREIALSIGELPATKGYPPSVFSKIFSLIERAGNGRKQQGSITAFYTVLSEEEETYDPISDAARSILDGHIILSREYAESGHYPAINIETSISRVMSNIVDSIHDSKARYLKKLLSCYQRNRDLINVGAYVSGTNKELDLAISLLPKFQKFLQQGMHEKSTFTESKQDLYGLFN; encoded by the coding sequence ATGAATTTAAGAATAAATAAATGGATAAAAGAATTATTAATCTGTGAAAAAGAAATAATTAATCTTCCCAATATAGTATATTATGGACGATTAGTAGGGTTTAATGGATCTATTTTAGAAGTTAGTGGATTACAATTATCTCTTGGTTCAATTTGTTGTATAAGAAAAACTTTAGATATTTACAATATTGATGAAGTAGAAGCTGAAGTAGTAGGATTTAAAAATGGCATATTATTTTTAATGCCATTACAAAGTATAGAAGGCATTGCTTTAGGTTCTCGGGTACGACCTAAAGTTTTAGGTGGTATTAATTATGTAGTTAATCAATTGCCAATTTATGAGGGATTGTTAGGAAGAGTATTAGATAGCACAGGAAAACCGTTAGATGATTTAAAAGAAATTGATAAAAAATATAGAAAAACACTATCTTATTCTGCAATTAATCCATTGCATAGGAATCCTATTAAAGATGTATTGGATACTGGAATTCGTGCAATAAATGCGTTATTGACTATTGGAAGAGGCCAGAGAATTGGGTTGTTTTCTAGTTCTGGATTAGGAAAAAGTATATTACTTGGTATGATGACTAAATATACTGGAGCAGATGTAGTTATATTAGGATTAATAGGAGAGCGTGGACGGGAGGTAAAAGAATTTATTGAGACTATTCTTACTAAAGAAGCTCTTAAAAAATCAGTAGTTGTCGCATCTCCAGCTGAATGTTCACCATTATTACAAGTTCAAGGAGCTAATTATGCTGTTCGTATTGCTGAATATTTTAGAGATAAAAATTATCATGTATTATTAATAATGGATTCTTTAACGCGTTATGCTATGGCTCATCGAGAAATAGCTTTATCTATAGGAGAACTGCCTGCTACTAAAGGTTATCCACCTTCTGTATTTTCTAAAATATTTTCTTTAATAGAAAGAGCTGGAAATGGTAGAAAACAACAAGGTTCAATTACAGCTTTTTATACAGTATTATCAGAAGAAGAAGAAACATATGATCCTATTTCAGATGCCGCACGATCTATTTTAGATGGACATATCATATTATCTCGAGAATATGCTGAATCAGGTCATTATCCTGCAATTAATATTGAAACATCTATTAGTAGGGTTATGTCAAATATCGTTGATTCTATTCATGATTCTAAGGCTCGTTATTTAAAAAAATTGTTATCTTGTTATCAGCGTAATCGTGATTTAATTAATGTAGGAGCATATGTTTCAGGTACTAATAAAGAGTTAGATTTGGCTATTTCTCTATTGCCTAAATTTCAAAAATTTTTGCAACAAGGAATGCACGAAAAAAGTACTTTTACTGAGTCTAAACAAGATTTATATGGACTTTTTAATTAA
- a CDS encoding flagellar FliJ family protein, with amino-acid sequence MLNKKKIQEQVNLLSKYRNEYLVKLNHETSCGISGFELKNYDCFISSLINGIKNQRQTIKQYEEQYKKYFILWKNNQHRLYMWKTISMKLLQYDFKIMQLEEQLQIDEYVQKSFFERK; translated from the coding sequence ATTTTAAATAAAAAAAAGATTCAAGAGCAAGTCAATTTATTATCAAAATATAGAAATGAATATCTCGTTAAATTAAATCATGAAACATCTTGTGGTATTTCTGGTTTTGAACTAAAGAATTATGATTGTTTTATTTCTTCATTGATAAATGGTATTAAAAATCAAAGACAAACTATAAAACAGTATGAAGAACAATATAAAAAATACTTTATTTTATGGAAAAATAATCAACATAGATTATACATGTGGAAAACAATATCTATGAAATTATTGCAGTATGATTTTAAAATTATGCAATTAGAAGAACAATTACAAATTGATGAATATGTTCAGAAATCTTTTTTTGAAAGAAAGTAG
- a CDS encoding FliM/FliN family flagellar motor switch protein, which yields MVNNTITEIKENNIKHGIKKSTKVCIYDSKIDYYTIHQTKKSLMMISNFFSKQISLALLDNMNLEFDIELNSIQLEKYDDFKSNFIIKSKFLNSFQIIPYFETGIIRFSDNIVPSIINFLFGGKNFVEIAKNRIHELTISEINIMKKMVEIIQSKYSASWKQVCDIDIKFSDFQLVKNVNFKNIIFLSTIFQIRFGNILGFLNLGLPLVLIKTLKDKLTNKYIKNDLIKKKTKSISWPVIHNIEINLDIKLVNFSLLLSRILKLKIGDIISIKIPEDIIAYVDDVPVLVGKYKIYKEKRVFFLKYFFNSK from the coding sequence ATGGTTAATAATACTATTACTGAGATTAAAGAAAATAATATAAAACATGGAATAAAAAAATCTACTAAAGTTTGTATTTATGATTCAAAAATAGATTATTATACTATACATCAAACAAAAAAATCTTTAATGATGATTAGTAATTTTTTTTCTAAGCAAATTTCACTAGCTTTATTAGATAATATGAATCTTGAATTCGATATTGAATTAAATAGTATTCAATTAGAAAAGTATGATGATTTTAAAAGTAACTTCATAATAAAGTCGAAATTTTTAAATTCTTTCCAGATTATTCCATATTTTGAGACTGGAATAATAAGATTTTCTGATAATATAGTACCATCAATTATAAACTTTTTGTTTGGGGGAAAAAACTTTGTTGAAATTGCTAAAAATCGTATCCATGAATTAACAATTTCTGAAATAAATATAATGAAAAAGATGGTGGAAATTATTCAAAGTAAATATAGTGCTTCTTGGAAACAGGTTTGTGATATAGATATAAAATTTTCTGATTTTCAGTTAGTAAAAAATGTAAATTTTAAAAATATTATATTTTTATCTACTATATTTCAAATAAGATTTGGTAACATATTAGGATTTCTTAATTTAGGTTTACCATTAGTTTTAATTAAAACATTAAAAGATAAATTAACAAACAAGTATATAAAAAACGATTTAATAAAAAAAAAAACAAAATCAATATCGTGGCCAGTGATACACAATATAGAAATAAATTTAGATATTAAGTTAGTAAATTTTTCGTTACTATTATCTCGAATTTTAAAATTAAAAATTGGTGATATAATTTCTATAAAAATTCCAGAAGACATTATAGCGTATGTTGATGATGTACCTGTATTAGTTGGAAAGTATAAGATATATAAAGAAAAACGTGTTTTTTTCTTAAAATATTTTTTTAATTCAAAATAA
- the fliN gene encoding flagellar motor switch protein FliN, with protein MNFVVDIPVDITIELGKIKLKIKDLLNLKKDSILSLNKYSGEPLNILVNNCIIAKGELVIVEEKYGIRIISIIDDSKYSNNLG; from the coding sequence ATGAACTTCGTTGTTGATATTCCAGTTGATATTACAATTGAGTTAGGTAAAATAAAATTAAAAATTAAAGATCTTTTAAATTTAAAAAAAGATTCTATATTATCTTTGAATAAATATTCAGGTGAGCCATTAAATATATTAGTAAATAATTGTATAATTGCAAAAGGAGAATTAGTTATTGTAGAAGAAAAATATGGAATTAGAATTATTAGTATTATTGACGACTCAAAGTATTCAAATAATTTAGGTTAA
- a CDS encoding flagellar biosynthetic protein FliO, with protein sequence MDTIFQPTIIETIFSKVETPFFKVIILFLLCCFILKKTIFEQKMIHNSLIKIIEKVSVGSNESIVLLDLKEIRLVVGVTSKNISLLYKLSPIKKDEKTSLVKTISTNNIKKVY encoded by the coding sequence GTGGATACTATATTTCAACCTACTATAATAGAAACGATATTTTCAAAAGTTGAAACTCCGTTTTTTAAAGTGATTATACTTTTTTTACTGTGTTGTTTTATACTCAAAAAAACTATTTTTGAACAAAAAATGATTCATAATTCATTAATAAAAATTATAGAAAAAGTATCAGTTGGATCCAATGAAAGTATTGTTCTTTTAGATTTAAAAGAAATTAGATTGGTTGTAGGTGTTACTTCAAAAAATATTTCATTATTGTATAAGTTGTCACCTATAAAAAAAGATGAAAAAACATCTTTAGTTAAAACTATTAGTACTAATAATATAAAAAAAGTTTATTGA